A region of Pseudomonas putida DNA encodes the following proteins:
- a CDS encoding TIGR03751 family conjugal transfer lipoprotein, producing the protein MNAHPFRYWTWISLLLSLHLAGCTTSKDEMLPHGDHTMLDIWNSGGAVGTQQQLQEARGELRRPVLDPERLIKDQSAYTRTAANEIRTQFPRLPNPDLVMYVYPHLAGTQQTPVPGYSTVFPLYEKVQYALPGERLDDL; encoded by the coding sequence ATGAACGCCCATCCGTTTCGGTACTGGACCTGGATTAGCTTGCTGCTGTCCCTGCACCTGGCAGGCTGCACCACCAGCAAGGACGAGATGCTGCCCCACGGCGATCACACCATGCTGGATATCTGGAACAGCGGCGGCGCGGTCGGCACGCAGCAACAGTTGCAGGAGGCTCGCGGCGAACTGCGCCGGCCAGTGCTCGACCCCGAGCGCCTGATCAAGGACCAGAGCGCCTACACCCGCACAGCCGCCAACGAGATCCGCACCCAGTTCCCACGCCTGCCTAATCCCGACCTAGTGATGTACGTCTACCCGCACCTGGCCGGCACGCAGCAGACGCCGGTGCCTGGTTACTCGACCGTGTTCCCGCTGTACGAGAAGGTCCAGTACGCACTGCCCGGCGAACGCCTGGACGATCTGTGA